A window of Zingiber officinale cultivar Zhangliang chromosome 5A, Zo_v1.1, whole genome shotgun sequence contains these coding sequences:
- the LOC121979511 gene encoding max-binding protein MNT-like, with protein sequence MEEELLRAKEAEFLAAIAPPPSIEEPTPLAKIPSSSGLHETPGGSSRDPAAQILPDPAPAITSPAAVTVSPSASISLVELTSPGSSDKPLTEISTGKHPGRKLTRAPPPKRSLILTTDELASEDFVSWDEVRPLYEGLSIPEAIDRFSNKENKWWLENMGFSRLLHNLYTENEKLKSENKGLRQQVTELSFAEFSTAAKKQFETQIESLEAQFKLEQEQRKAQEIELSSLQKELEQLRSEKNALTAQNAKLQADFQSYKEQEKSRWEEWRQAYLKSPAFTREFVRRILKEGGYLPREPPLSLINRRRLNEELPSDWKGPFPNV encoded by the exons atggaagaagaattgcttcgCGCCAAGGAGGCCGAATTTCTGGCCGCTATCGCCCCTCCACCGTCAATTGAAGAGCCGACTCCCTTAGCCAAAATACCCAGCTCTTCTGGGCTTCATGAGACTCcaggaggttcttctagggatcctgctGCGCAGATCCTCCCTGATCCTGCTCCCGCTATTACGTCTCCCGCAGCTGTTACTGTCTCCCCATCTGCCTCTATTTCTCTTGttgagcttacatcccctggtagctctgataaacccCTAACTGAGATTTCTACGGGCAAGCATCCGGGACGCAAGCTgaccagggctcctcctccaaaaaggagtCTCATTCTTACTACTGATGAGCTTGCTTCAGAAGATTTTGT TTCCTGGGATGAGGTGCGTCCCCTCTATGAGGGGCTTTCCATTCCTGAAGCGATTGACCGCTTTtctaataaagagaataag TGGTGGCtagagaacatgggtttctcccgactattGCACAATCTGTACACTGAGAACGAAAAGTTGAAGTCGGAGAACAAAGGGTTGCGACAACAAGTTACCGAACTGTCTTTTGCCGAGTTTTCTACTGCCgccaagaagcaatttgaaactcaaattgagagtctTGAAGCCCAATTCAAATTG gaacaagagcaacggAAAGCTCAAGAGATTGAATTGTCATCGCTTcaaaaggaattggagcagcttagATCAGAGAAGAATGCTCTGACAGCTCAGAACGCCaagctacaagctgattttcaaagttataaggagcaggaaaaaAGTCGGTGGGAAGAATGGCGGCAAGCTTACTTAAAGTCACCAGCATTTACccgggaatttgttcgcaggata ctaaaagagggtggatatctacccagAGAACCTCCCCTCTCTTTgataaatcgccgcaggcttaatgaagaactaccctcagattGGAAAGGTCCTTTCCCGAATGTTTAA